One stretch of Chitinophaga pendula DNA includes these proteins:
- a CDS encoding glycosyl hydrolase family 18 protein, whose product MLLLFAIAGQSIHATTYGRNFHTYVNVIHIQPVPKDTAVRAKLIQRILNALKFTKNAHLRERRRIMQAINETFADSMVATARDIQRITQALSKQENQHYDSLKSLLESLCIKPTPVTAADTTHTTPVTPPVPDKVPDNDLNNLVDKIVPILQQKDESAEEKQRLQKLQVIRSVYGRTGSVYDTLRLNDSLGIRYTLKLAQQVQVAGSYLPGTGANYQLYNYNALTSFYADGYTLNSDNGHIMSRFESPDVVMETARMNGCNIGLTVRVHGAAAIQRLLQDQRVQVLFTDSLAKLLLREKASTVTIGIAGLKKGQRNSFTGFITQLSTQLHIYDTSLRVNVILPSFDKEQAYDLRALNPFVAFFLIDFTQVTGQQPGPLAPLKGSGSIDAAVSLYFQQQILPTKFLLLLSYYGTLWNTGEGKPVFKEYVSFSHIQRKYGADTGTLYDMSRIAAYLELPDREGVIKQVLWFDDASTLGEKYDYVLNAGLGGVVLHSLGADDGYGELWDELMSKLVKVDTVYADTVVLIPPAPVKVTFWERVKQEFSAYVKLFRDPCSVSETEYEGDTYFIYISVILFLLCLGAGFYYLHNMRVTGDTWEGRKLTIVVIVVLVLLLFFSIVMSFFLNKNIPWLGITDDPSRCNSVPLSSILIIFSTGAVIGVLIMRFLLLPFVRKDDVP is encoded by the coding sequence ATGTTGCTTCTCTTTGCTATCGCAGGGCAATCGATCCATGCAACTACTTACGGGAGAAATTTTCATACATACGTTAACGTTATCCATATACAGCCGGTTCCGAAGGATACGGCAGTACGTGCTAAACTGATCCAGCGTATACTCAATGCGCTAAAGTTTACTAAAAATGCGCACCTGCGGGAGCGACGCCGCATCATGCAGGCGATCAACGAGACCTTTGCGGATTCGATGGTGGCTACTGCCAGGGATATCCAACGCATTACGCAGGCATTGTCCAAGCAGGAGAATCAACATTATGATTCTTTGAAATCGTTACTGGAGTCGCTTTGTATAAAACCGACCCCGGTGACGGCTGCTGACACCACGCATACTACGCCGGTGACGCCCCCCGTGCCGGATAAGGTACCGGATAATGATCTGAATAATCTTGTAGACAAGATCGTTCCCATTTTGCAACAAAAGGATGAGTCAGCGGAGGAAAAGCAACGATTGCAGAAGTTGCAGGTGATCAGATCTGTATATGGGCGGACCGGGAGTGTTTATGATACTTTACGGTTGAATGACAGCCTGGGAATACGTTATACACTGAAACTAGCTCAGCAGGTACAGGTGGCCGGATCTTACCTACCCGGTACGGGCGCCAATTATCAACTTTACAATTACAATGCGCTCACCAGTTTTTATGCGGACGGCTATACGCTTAATAGTGACAACGGGCATATTATGTCCCGGTTCGAGTCTCCTGATGTGGTGATGGAAACTGCACGTATGAATGGTTGTAATATAGGATTGACTGTTCGGGTGCATGGAGCGGCTGCCATCCAGCGGTTGTTGCAGGATCAGCGGGTGCAGGTCTTGTTTACTGATTCGCTTGCGAAGTTATTATTACGAGAGAAAGCTAGTACTGTCACTATTGGCATTGCGGGATTAAAGAAAGGGCAGCGTAACAGTTTTACAGGTTTTATCACGCAACTGTCGACGCAGTTGCATATATATGATACCAGCCTGCGGGTGAATGTGATCTTACCCTCTTTTGATAAGGAGCAGGCCTATGATCTGCGGGCGCTTAATCCTTTTGTAGCATTTTTCTTGATTGACTTTACACAAGTTACGGGTCAGCAGCCAGGTCCGCTGGCGCCGCTGAAGGGAAGCGGTTCCATAGATGCGGCGGTATCGTTGTATTTTCAACAGCAGATATTGCCTACCAAGTTCCTGTTACTGTTATCTTATTATGGTACGCTTTGGAATACCGGTGAGGGCAAGCCTGTTTTTAAAGAGTATGTCAGCTTTAGCCATATCCAGCGAAAGTATGGTGCGGATACCGGTACCTTATATGATATGAGCCGGATCGCTGCTTACCTGGAGTTGCCTGATAGGGAAGGCGTTATTAAGCAGGTGTTATGGTTTGACGATGCCAGTACATTGGGAGAAAAGTATGATTATGTATTGAATGCCGGGCTTGGTGGGGTGGTGCTTCATTCGCTTGGTGCGGATGACGGTTACGGGGAGTTGTGGGATGAGTTGATGAGTAAGCTGGTGAAAGTGGATACGGTGTATGCAGATACGGTGGTATTGATCCCTCCGGCGCCGGTGAAAGTCACTTTCTGGGAGCGTGTCAAGCAGGAATTTTCTGCTTATGTCAAGCTGTTCAGAGACCCCTGCAGTGTATCGGAGACGGAGTATGAAGGGGACACTTACTTTATATATATATCGGTGATATTATTCCTGCTTTGTTTAGGAGCAGGTTTCTATTATTTGCATAATATGCGAGTTACCGGTGACACGTGGGAGGGCCGGAAGCTAACGATCGTTGTGATCGTCGTGCTGGTACTGCTATTATTCTTTAGTATTGTCATGTCATTTTTCCTGAATAAGAATATTCCCTGGTTGGGTATTACGGATGATCCCAGCCGTTGTAACAGTGTTCCACTCAGCAGTATCCTTATTATTTTCTCTACGGGGGCGGTGATCGGTGTGCTGATCATGCGGTTTTTGCTTTTGCCCTTTGTGCGGAAGGATGATGTACCTTGA
- a CDS encoding YciI family protein produces MKDYLLLFRGGPQYIPTTDGSQVPISPEWKQWMERMVQNGHYIGGQRLIGNTGTVLKDQRRQITDGPFAEGKEIVAGYLIIKARDMEEAVSLTEGCPLFGHADGSVEIREIAY; encoded by the coding sequence ATGAAAGACTACTTGTTATTATTCCGGGGTGGACCACAATATATCCCCACCACTGACGGCTCACAGGTGCCTATCTCTCCCGAATGGAAACAGTGGATGGAGCGGATGGTCCAGAACGGGCATTATATTGGCGGGCAGCGGCTGATCGGTAACACCGGTACGGTTTTAAAGGATCAGCGGCGACAGATCACGGACGGTCCATTTGCGGAAGGCAAGGAGATCGTGGCTGGTTACCTGATCATCAAGGCCCGGGATATGGAGGAAGCGGTCTCTCTGACGGAGGGGTGTCCACTTTTCGGGCATGCTGACGGCAGTGTAGAGATACGCGAGATTGCCTATTGA
- a CDS encoding RNA polymerase sigma factor yields MTTFLSHVVDSSKQIHQLTDHLFRREAGKMVAVLTKIFGTEHLELCEDVVQDTLLHALQVWVDKGIPDQPAAWLFRVAKNKAIDIIRRNKHAVSFDFSDNEHVLLNSGYSMAATMDDFWQEGSMKDDMLRMMFACCDPGISEDHQVTIILKTLCGFSTAEIAKAFVTTEDTISKRLYRTKEFFREQRLKPAFPSPAALAVRIDAVLNVIYLLFNEGYNSTHAAELIRRDLLEEAMMLCKLLTEHPQTQLPSVYALMALMCFHASRTDSRLTAAGQIILLPDQDRRKWDQGLIRQGNAYLNQAAGGEYLSRYHLEAAIAYEHCAADSYAHTNWQQLLTYYDLLNTLYPSPITMMNKAVIILQLYGAETALKALAVADIEKKLSSFYLYNSLLGELHARLGHVAEARHYFQRAMRQTRAEAERALLDEKLAKLS; encoded by the coding sequence TTGACCACCTTTTTATCTCATGTAGTGGATTCTTCCAAACAAATACATCAGTTAACGGACCATCTTTTCCGCCGGGAGGCGGGGAAGATGGTTGCTGTATTGACCAAGATATTCGGTACGGAGCACCTGGAGTTATGTGAGGATGTGGTGCAGGATACGCTGTTGCACGCATTACAGGTGTGGGTGGATAAAGGTATTCCTGATCAGCCGGCGGCCTGGTTATTCCGGGTAGCGAAAAACAAAGCGATCGATATTATCCGGCGGAACAAACACGCTGTCAGTTTTGATTTCAGTGACAATGAGCACGTGTTGTTGAATTCTGGTTATTCGATGGCAGCTACTATGGATGATTTCTGGCAGGAAGGTTCGATGAAGGATGATATGTTGCGTATGATGTTTGCCTGTTGTGATCCAGGTATTTCGGAGGATCACCAGGTAACGATCATTCTGAAGACGCTCTGTGGTTTTAGTACGGCGGAGATTGCGAAGGCTTTTGTTACGACGGAAGATACTATCTCCAAGCGACTTTACCGGACGAAAGAATTTTTCCGGGAGCAGCGATTAAAGCCAGCTTTTCCATCTCCTGCTGCGTTAGCGGTTCGTATAGATGCGGTGTTGAATGTGATCTACCTGTTATTCAATGAAGGTTATAATTCTACGCATGCAGCGGAGTTGATCCGGCGGGATTTGCTGGAAGAAGCGATGATGTTGTGTAAGTTGCTGACGGAACATCCGCAGACGCAGCTGCCTTCAGTGTATGCGTTGATGGCGTTGATGTGTTTTCATGCGTCACGTACGGACAGCCGGTTAACTGCTGCGGGGCAGATCATATTGCTGCCGGACCAGGACCGGCGTAAGTGGGATCAGGGATTGATACGCCAAGGCAATGCTTATTTAAACCAAGCAGCAGGCGGCGAGTATCTCAGCCGTTATCACCTGGAAGCTGCTATTGCTTACGAGCACTGTGCTGCGGATAGTTATGCCCACACGAACTGGCAGCAGTTGCTAACCTATTATGACCTGTTGAATACTTTATACCCCTCTCCTATTACTATGATGAATAAGGCAGTGATCATCCTTCAATTGTATGGTGCGGAGACTGCTTTAAAAGCATTAGCGGTAGCTGATATTGAGAAGAAGTTAAGTTCCTTTTACCTATACAATAGTTTATTAGGTGAGTTACATGCCCGACTGGGGCATGTGGCAGAGGCCCGTCATTATTTCCAGCGGGCGATGCGGCAAACGAGAGCGGAGGCGGAACGCGCCTTGCTTGATGAAAAGTTAGCGAAGCTATCCTGA
- a CDS encoding helix-turn-helix transcriptional regulator — protein MISENDSVKLIFGLKLRSLRQQKGLSYQQLSDATKLAISYLHDIENGRKYPKADKIMALTKALGVEYDYLVSLNGGKKLQPIIDLISSEFINVIPWEHFGLSPASLLELFSNTPDKVTAFISTLIKISRAYQMSTENFYTTALRSYQDLHDNYFEDLEASALRFRQEHNLEENIPLQPDTLSAILENHYNIQIDRKKMGTVSALNGLRSYFAAEKKVLYINKQLNPAQEAFLLSRELAFQYLHITERSYETIIRHPASFDVLLHNFRASYFAAALLIPEDNIAADMRSLIRQEKWEAAAWLQLLDKYSVTPEMLMQRLTNILPHHFGIDQLFFLRMTGNITRSHYEITKELHLSQLHNPHANAISEHYCRRWLAIGMMQQTAVQVAKKKYKQPIVGIQVSHYHQTHNRYLAITFAKPRQKSSDEMVSVTLGLMMDKQLLQNMRFVHDTSLPEKIVNTACERCSIMDCQERGAPPTVILEKEKQEEINIALQSLEK, from the coding sequence ATGATCTCAGAAAATGATAGCGTAAAACTCATATTCGGCCTTAAACTACGCAGCCTCCGGCAACAAAAAGGATTGTCATATCAACAACTATCCGATGCCACCAAACTCGCCATCTCCTATCTCCACGATATCGAAAATGGCCGCAAATACCCGAAAGCAGACAAGATCATGGCCCTGACAAAAGCCCTCGGCGTAGAATACGATTACCTCGTATCCCTCAACGGAGGCAAAAAACTCCAACCTATCATCGACCTCATCAGCTCCGAATTCATCAACGTCATCCCATGGGAACATTTCGGCCTCTCACCTGCCAGCCTACTCGAACTCTTCTCCAACACCCCCGATAAAGTAACCGCCTTCATCAGCACACTGATCAAAATATCACGGGCATACCAGATGTCCACAGAAAATTTCTATACCACCGCCCTCCGCTCTTACCAAGACCTCCACGATAACTACTTTGAAGACCTCGAAGCCTCCGCCCTCCGCTTCAGACAGGAACATAACCTCGAAGAAAACATCCCCCTGCAACCAGATACGCTCAGCGCCATCCTCGAAAATCATTACAACATTCAGATCGATCGGAAAAAAATGGGCACCGTCTCAGCCCTCAATGGCCTCAGGTCCTACTTCGCCGCAGAGAAAAAAGTATTGTACATCAACAAACAACTCAACCCGGCACAGGAAGCATTCCTGCTCTCAAGAGAACTGGCCTTTCAATACCTGCACATCACAGAGCGCTCCTATGAAACCATCATCCGGCACCCGGCATCATTCGACGTATTATTGCACAATTTCAGAGCTTCCTACTTCGCTGCAGCCCTGCTCATACCAGAAGACAATATCGCAGCCGACATGCGATCCCTTATAAGACAGGAAAAATGGGAAGCAGCCGCCTGGCTGCAACTCCTTGATAAATACAGCGTCACACCCGAAATGCTGATGCAACGCCTTACCAATATCCTGCCGCATCATTTCGGTATCGATCAACTGTTCTTCCTCCGCATGACCGGCAATATCACCCGCTCTCACTACGAGATCACCAAAGAACTACACCTCTCACAATTGCACAACCCACACGCAAATGCCATCAGCGAACACTATTGCCGCAGATGGCTGGCCATCGGTATGATGCAACAAACTGCCGTACAGGTAGCCAAAAAGAAATACAAACAACCGATCGTCGGCATACAGGTATCTCACTACCACCAGACACATAATCGCTATCTCGCCATCACCTTCGCCAAACCTCGTCAGAAAAGTAGCGATGAAATGGTCAGCGTAACACTGGGCCTCATGATGGACAAACAACTGCTGCAAAACATGCGCTTCGTTCACGATACCTCATTACCCGAAAAGATCGTCAACACCGCCTGCGAACGTTGCTCCATTATGGATTGCCAGGAAAGAGGCGCCCCGCCAACAGTTATACTTGAAAAGGAAAAACAGGAAGAAATAAATATAGCGCTGCAATCATTGGAGAAATGA
- the aceB gene encoding malate synthase A, with the protein MITPIPTTSTRRRASIHAPARTAYPQVLTEEALVFLSELHHHFNATRLRLLSERAAVQARIEQGKWLDFDPATADIRVGYWEVSAPPADLQDRRVEITGPVDRKMMINALNSGANVFMADLEDSHTPSWDNVLQGQINLQDAVRRTISYTNEQGKQYVLGMQVATLMVRPRGWHLTERHLRIGAEAMSASLFDFGLYFFHNAEELLNRGSGPYFYLPKLESYLEARLWNEVFDFAERYLQLPEGCTKATVLIETIPAVFQMHEILWELRTRSVGLNCGRWDYIFSFIKKHKDIPGYLFPDRSQITMTVPCMRAYTQLVVKTCHRRGIHAIGGMAAQIPIRDDERANALAMERVRADKLREVIDGHDGTWVAHPGLVPVAKAIFDEHMPTPHQLHEKRSDFHTTAEALLALPEGSITVRGVRLNIQVGILYLESWLRGNGAVAIHYLMEDAATAEISRIQVWQWLRAQVRLDDGRTLTYGYYQELLADEVGKIRVLVGSAAYAGGQFDAAIRLFEQLVTAAVCEDFLTIPAYTLID; encoded by the coding sequence ATGATTACGCCCATCCCGACAACATCGACGAGGCGCAGGGCCAGCATACATGCCCCTGCCCGGACGGCTTATCCGCAGGTATTAACGGAGGAAGCCCTGGTATTTCTCTCTGAGCTGCATCATCATTTTAATGCGACCCGGCTCCGGTTGTTATCAGAGCGGGCGGCGGTGCAGGCGCGTATTGAGCAGGGTAAGTGGCTGGATTTTGATCCGGCGACGGCGGATATCCGGGTCGGATATTGGGAGGTTTCGGCGCCACCGGCTGATCTGCAGGACAGGCGGGTAGAGATTACGGGACCTGTGGACCGGAAGATGATGATCAACGCCTTGAATTCGGGTGCGAATGTGTTCATGGCAGATCTGGAGGACAGTCATACTCCCAGCTGGGATAATGTGTTGCAAGGGCAGATCAATTTGCAGGATGCGGTTCGGCGGACGATCAGTTATACCAATGAGCAAGGCAAACAGTATGTATTGGGGATGCAGGTGGCTACGCTGATGGTGCGGCCGAGGGGATGGCATTTGACGGAGCGGCATTTACGTATTGGTGCGGAAGCTATGAGTGCCAGTTTGTTTGACTTTGGTTTGTATTTTTTCCATAATGCGGAGGAGTTGTTGAACCGGGGCAGCGGGCCATATTTTTATCTGCCTAAGCTGGAGAGTTACCTGGAGGCACGGTTATGGAACGAGGTATTTGATTTTGCGGAGCGATATCTGCAATTACCGGAAGGTTGTACGAAGGCGACGGTGTTGATAGAGACGATACCTGCGGTTTTTCAGATGCACGAGATATTATGGGAGTTGCGTACACGGTCGGTGGGGCTTAACTGTGGACGATGGGATTACATCTTTTCATTTATCAAAAAGCACAAGGATATTCCCGGTTATTTATTTCCGGACCGGTCTCAGATCACGATGACGGTGCCCTGTATGCGTGCTTATACGCAGTTGGTGGTGAAGACCTGTCACCGGCGGGGTATACATGCGATTGGCGGGATGGCGGCGCAGATACCTATCCGGGATGATGAGCGTGCGAATGCGCTGGCAATGGAGCGGGTGCGGGCGGACAAGTTGCGGGAGGTAATAGACGGGCATGACGGTACGTGGGTGGCTCATCCGGGATTGGTACCGGTGGCTAAGGCGATCTTTGATGAGCATATGCCTACGCCACATCAGCTCCATGAAAAAAGAAGTGATTTTCATACTACGGCGGAAGCGTTGCTGGCGTTGCCGGAAGGCAGTATTACGGTGAGGGGGGTACGTTTGAATATCCAGGTTGGCATCCTTTACCTGGAGAGCTGGCTGCGAGGTAACGGAGCGGTAGCTATTCACTATCTTATGGAGGATGCGGCTACTGCTGAGATCTCCCGTATCCAGGTATGGCAATGGCTACGGGCGCAGGTAAGGTTAGATGACGGACGGACGCTGACGTACGGGTATTACCAGGAGTTGCTGGCGGATGAGGTAGGTAAGATACGCGTGTTGGTGGGGTCAGCAGCCTATGCCGGCGGGCAGTTTGACGCTGCTATCCGGTTGTTTGAGCAGTTGGTGACGGCTGCGGTCTGTGAAGACTTTCTGACTATACCTGCTTATACACTTATTGACTGA
- the aceA gene encoding isocitrate lyase: MQNKINELTTNWATQSRWAGIKRPYTAEQVLRLRGKVTVAHSLAAMGAEKLWHQLHMQPPVTALGAMSGNQAVQAVSAGLDAIYLSGWQVAADANLAGHMYPDQSLYPANSVPEVVKRINNALLRCEQIDSVNGVNERDWVVPIVADAEAGFGGNLNAFELMKEMIVAGAAGVHFEDQLSSAKKCGHLGGKVLVSTQEAIHKLVSARLAADVMGTPTILIARTDAEAATLITSDIDERDRRFLTGERTSEGFFQVRNGLEACISRGLSYAPYSDMLWMETSHPDLAMARDFAQAIHDRYPGKLLAYNCSPSFNWARHLGEAEMERFREELAELGYCFQFITLAGFHALNSSMFELSCAYKTRGMAGFSQLQQREFQLQEQGFRAIKHQHFVGTGYFDYVQHAVQQGSSSTVAMKDSTEAAQFH; the protein is encoded by the coding sequence ATGCAAAACAAGATCAACGAGCTTACTACAAATTGGGCGACGCAGTCCCGATGGGCAGGTATTAAGCGGCCTTATACGGCCGAGCAGGTGTTGCGCCTGCGGGGTAAGGTAACTGTTGCCCATTCATTAGCGGCGATGGGAGCGGAAAAGTTATGGCATCAGCTCCATATGCAACCTCCGGTTACGGCGTTGGGAGCGATGAGCGGCAACCAGGCAGTGCAGGCGGTGTCGGCGGGGCTGGATGCAATTTATCTCAGCGGGTGGCAGGTGGCGGCGGACGCTAATCTTGCCGGGCATATGTATCCTGATCAGTCGTTGTATCCGGCGAATTCAGTACCTGAGGTGGTGAAGCGGATTAACAATGCGTTGTTGCGATGTGAGCAGATAGACTCTGTTAACGGTGTTAATGAACGGGACTGGGTGGTGCCGATCGTAGCAGATGCGGAAGCTGGTTTTGGTGGTAACCTGAATGCCTTTGAGCTGATGAAGGAGATGATAGTGGCCGGAGCTGCCGGGGTTCATTTTGAGGATCAGTTGTCATCGGCGAAGAAGTGCGGTCATTTGGGCGGGAAGGTGCTGGTATCTACACAGGAGGCGATCCACAAGCTTGTATCAGCGAGACTGGCGGCGGATGTGATGGGCACTCCGACGATCCTGATTGCCAGGACGGATGCGGAGGCGGCGACACTTATCACCAGTGATATTGACGAGCGGGACCGGCGGTTCTTAACGGGAGAACGTACGAGTGAAGGTTTTTTCCAGGTGCGTAACGGGTTGGAGGCCTGTATTTCCCGCGGACTTTCTTATGCGCCTTATTCGGATATGCTTTGGATGGAGACCTCTCATCCTGATCTTGCTATGGCCCGTGATTTTGCGCAGGCGATCCATGATCGTTATCCCGGTAAGTTACTGGCATATAACTGTTCGCCATCTTTCAATTGGGCGCGTCATCTTGGTGAGGCGGAGATGGAGCGGTTCCGGGAGGAGCTGGCGGAGCTGGGTTATTGTTTTCAGTTCATTACGTTAGCTGGGTTTCATGCATTGAACAGTTCTATGTTTGAACTATCCTGTGCTTATAAGACGAGGGGGATGGCCGGTTTCTCGCAGTTACAGCAACGTGAGTTTCAGTTACAGGAGCAGGGATTCCGGGCTATCAAACACCAGCATTTTGTAGGGACAGGTTATTTCGACTATGTGCAGCATGCGGTACAGCAAGGCAGTTCTTCTACGGTGGCGATGAAGGACAGCACGGAGGCGGCACAATTCCATTGA
- a CDS encoding DUF6051 family protein — protein MTYNELYQHLRTAHDEQQAEQVIPALHVKLLRFKFCSRGVPFLPGAHSYNCAEHGMEFNGQELATGGSYSPERSLLDTHDSAIHCNEIFHYLMMQPAEEALSKGVILLFHGLNEKSWDKYLPWAYQLMKLTGKSVILFPIAFHMNRSPEAWSNAKLMQQVAHIRAQHHQHNSHISFVNAAISTRLEENPQRLFWSGLQTYKDVADFLLQLKKGAHSHIGADATVDLFGYSIGAFFSIILLMANPHAMLSRSKLFLFCGGTTLDRMYPASRYILDTRSSVALQSYFAEQMNNDFRGERRLAHYLSDAHGEESSFKTMLQYNHYKETREQRLATLSDRIYAIPLKQDSIIPPVEVINLLQGDFRNIPIPVEIMDFKYPYSHVNPFPLGRKHHGLVDTAFHEVMQKAAHFLGSL, from the coding sequence ATGACATACAATGAATTGTATCAACACCTTCGAACTGCACATGATGAACAACAAGCTGAGCAAGTAATCCCTGCACTACATGTAAAATTGCTTCGATTTAAATTCTGTTCCAGAGGCGTCCCATTTTTACCCGGAGCTCATTCCTACAACTGTGCAGAGCACGGTATGGAGTTTAACGGGCAGGAGCTTGCTACCGGAGGTTCCTATTCTCCGGAGCGATCATTACTGGATACGCATGATAGTGCGATCCATTGTAACGAGATATTTCATTACCTGATGATGCAACCTGCTGAGGAGGCGTTGTCGAAGGGAGTTATCCTGTTGTTTCACGGGCTTAATGAGAAGTCCTGGGATAAGTATCTTCCTTGGGCGTATCAGTTGATGAAGCTGACGGGTAAGTCGGTGATATTATTTCCTATTGCTTTTCATATGAACCGGTCTCCGGAGGCCTGGTCGAATGCGAAGTTGATGCAGCAGGTGGCACATATCCGGGCGCAGCATCATCAGCATAATTCTCATATTTCGTTTGTGAATGCTGCGATCAGCACGCGGCTGGAGGAGAATCCGCAGCGTTTGTTCTGGTCGGGGTTGCAGACTTATAAGGATGTAGCTGATTTTCTGCTGCAGCTGAAGAAGGGTGCTCATTCTCATATAGGGGCTGATGCGACGGTGGATCTTTTCGGTTATTCTATCGGTGCTTTCTTTTCGATCATATTACTTATGGCGAATCCGCACGCCATGTTATCGCGGAGTAAGTTATTCCTATTCTGTGGTGGTACTACGTTGGACCGGATGTATCCTGCCAGCAGGTATATACTGGATACGCGGTCGTCGGTAGCCTTGCAGAGTTATTTTGCGGAGCAGATGAACAATGATTTCCGGGGAGAGCGGCGGCTGGCGCATTATCTGAGTGATGCGCACGGGGAGGAAAGCAGCTTTAAGACGATGTTGCAGTACAATCATTACAAGGAGACGCGGGAGCAGCGGCTGGCAACGTTGTCGGACCGTATTTATGCTATTCCGTTAAAGCAGGACAGTATTATTCCTCCTGTGGAGGTGATTAATTTATTGCAAGGGGATTTCCGGAATATTCCCATCCCGGTAGAGATTATGGATTTCAAGTATCCTTATTCGCATGTGAATCCATTTCCGTTGGGCCGTAAGCATCATGGGCTGGTGGATACTGCTTTTCATGAGGTGATGCAGAAGGCGGCCCATTTCCTTGGCAGCTTATAA
- a CDS encoding acyl-CoA thioesterase yields MNIFYEGQVLWAQIDVNGHMRHSAYADYAAQGRLALLASVGLNPKTFLELKVGPVLFKEESVYLREVSLNETIKVSAELIRYRPNGSRWTIRNEIFRSDGVKAAVITVEGAWLDTERRKIITLPPDLNNLFMAVPKSEDFTIEEK; encoded by the coding sequence ATGAACATATTTTATGAAGGACAGGTACTGTGGGCACAAATAGATGTCAATGGACACATGAGACATTCCGCCTACGCAGACTACGCCGCACAGGGCAGGCTCGCACTACTCGCCTCCGTAGGCCTCAACCCGAAAACATTCCTCGAGTTGAAAGTCGGCCCCGTCCTGTTTAAAGAAGAATCAGTATACCTCCGCGAAGTCAGCCTCAACGAAACAATCAAAGTATCAGCAGAACTCATACGCTACAGACCCAATGGATCCCGCTGGACCATCCGGAATGAAATATTTCGTAGCGATGGCGTGAAAGCTGCCGTCATCACCGTAGAAGGAGCATGGCTCGATACCGAACGCCGTAAAATAATAACACTGCCGCCAGACCTGAACAACCTGTTCATGGCAGTACCCAAAAGCGAAGATTTTACAATAGAAGAAAAATAA
- a CDS encoding electron transfer flavoprotein subunit alpha/FixB family protein yields the protein MSVIVLAEHTQGSFKKKVFEQVQYAAAIAKALNTSLTAVVPGNASAEAMQGLGAYGAQKVLQVADARLDNLSAKAYTKVLIAAAEKESAKVIIAGHDVIGKAVAPRLAAVLKAGLVAGAISLPDLSNGFVVKKNVFSGKAFAFVNISSDVKIVTLMPNSFQVKPAEGTATVEPLSVTFDDRDFAIQVKAVNKVTGAVPLSEAELVVSGGRGLKGPENWGILESLAGSLGAVLACSRPVADAHWRPHHEHVGQTGGTIRPNLYIAVGISGAIQHLAGVNGSKTIVVINKDPEAPFFKAADYGIVGDALEIVPKLTAAVEKFKASQN from the coding sequence ATGTCTGTTATAGTATTAGCTGAACACACACAGGGTTCATTCAAAAAGAAAGTATTCGAACAGGTACAATATGCCGCAGCCATCGCAAAGGCATTAAATACCTCGCTCACCGCCGTAGTACCTGGCAACGCCTCCGCCGAAGCTATGCAGGGCCTTGGCGCTTATGGCGCACAGAAAGTATTGCAGGTAGCCGACGCACGCCTCGACAATCTCAGCGCTAAAGCATATACCAAAGTGCTCATCGCCGCAGCGGAAAAAGAAAGCGCAAAGGTAATCATAGCCGGACACGATGTGATCGGCAAAGCAGTCGCCCCACGACTCGCAGCCGTACTCAAAGCAGGCCTCGTAGCAGGCGCCATCTCTTTACCCGACCTGTCCAACGGATTCGTGGTGAAAAAGAACGTTTTCTCCGGTAAAGCCTTCGCATTCGTTAACATCAGCAGCGATGTGAAGATCGTTACCCTCATGCCCAATAGCTTCCAGGTTAAACCGGCAGAAGGCACCGCCACAGTAGAACCTCTCAGCGTTACCTTCGACGACCGCGACTTCGCCATACAGGTCAAAGCCGTTAATAAAGTGACCGGCGCCGTTCCCCTCAGCGAAGCAGAACTCGTAGTAAGCGGTGGCCGCGGACTCAAAGGTCCCGAAAACTGGGGCATACTCGAATCACTGGCTGGTAGCCTCGGCGCCGTACTCGCCTGCTCCCGCCCCGTAGCCGACGCCCACTGGCGCCCGCACCACGAACACGTAGGCCAGACAGGCGGAACCATCCGCCCGAATCTGTATATTGCAGTGGGTATATCCGGCGCCATCCAACACCTCGCAGGAGTAAATGGCTCCAAAACCATCGTAGTGATCAACAAAGATCCCGAAGCACCTTTCTTCAAAGCCGCCGACTATGGTATCGTAGGAGATGCACTCGAAATAGTACCCAAACTAACCGCCGCCGTTGAGAAATTCAAAGCGTCGCAAAACTAA